A single region of the Anaerococcus urinomassiliensis genome encodes:
- a CDS encoding YsnF/AvaK domain-containing protein, with the protein MANFETFRSEEELLARIDQLRAQGFKDSELEVISANEFANDNIRYYGIADRANRATLDPEYNGIYGYYTGDQLDPAYFGDFGFDSDISNEAIGAVENGNYVLAIEREGYLENPEYVDSAYENRKDYIDKDILERDDLSKDEKIQLHEERLRVNKEKVQSGEIGLKKHVVTETQEIEVPVEKERVTVERHAVDGEKVADGYNFDSTDEEIRIPIHEERVTVDKEAYVSEEVEINRENVTENQKVSEEVRKEKLDVVESGDVKEVDSDKDGLL; encoded by the coding sequence ATGGCAAATTTTGAAACATTCAGAAGTGAAGAAGAACTATTAGCAAGAATCGACCAACTTAGAGCACAAGGATTTAAAGACAGCGAACTAGAAGTTATTTCTGCAAATGAATTTGCAAATGACAACATAAGATATTACGGAATTGCAGACAGAGCAAATAGAGCAACATTAGACCCTGAATATAACGGAATTTATGGTTACTATACAGGCGATCAATTAGATCCAGCTTACTTTGGTGATTTTGGTTTTGATAGTGACATTTCTAATGAAGCTATTGGAGCAGTAGAAAATGGTAATTATGTACTAGCTATCGAAAGAGAAGGATATTTAGAAAATCCTGAATACGTTGATTCTGCATATGAAAATAGAAAAGATTATATCGACAAAGATATCCTAGAAAGAGATGACCTTTCTAAAGATGAAAAAATCCAACTTCACGAAGAAAGACTAAGAGTAAACAAAGAAAAAGTTCAATCTGGTGAAATTGGTCTTAAAAAACACGTTGTAACAGAAACTCAAGAGATTGAAGTTCCAGTTGAAAAAGAAAGAGTTACAGTTGAACGTCATGCAGTAGATGGCGAAAAAGTTGCTGATGGATATAATTTTGATTCAACTGACGAAGAAATCAGAATTCCAATTCATGAAGAAAGAGTTACAGTTGACAAAGAAGCTTATGTAAGCGAAGAAGTAGAAATCAACAGAGAAAATGTTACAGAAAATCAAAAAGTTTCTGAAGAAGTTAGAAAAGAAAAACTTGACGTTGTAGAATCAGGTGATGTAAAAGAAGTTGATTCAGACAAAGACGGTCTATTATAG
- a CDS encoding DUF2382 domain-containing protein, whose amino-acid sequence MDNIKDEYLEKLNKGEKVVIPLHEERVIVRKEKKIVEEIIIRREKYIEMETIRVPVRKEVISIDESKINYEDLD is encoded by the coding sequence ATGGATAATATAAAAGATGAATATTTAGAAAAACTTAATAAAGGAGAGAAAGTTGTGATACCCCTTCATGAAGAAAGGGTTATTGTTAGAAAAGAAAAAAAGATCGTTGAAGAAATAATCATAAGACGAGAAAAATATATAGAGATGGAAACTATTCGTGTACCTGTCAGAAAAGAAGTCATTTCTATAGATGAAAGCAAAATAAACTACGAAGATTTGGATTAA
- a CDS encoding DNA polymerase IV, giving the protein MNNILHIDCDAFYASCEELRNPRLKNFPLAVGGLSNKSIITTANYKARKYGIHSAMPVFMAKELCPDLILLKVDHPYYKKKSKEVFDIIRNYAINFEQVSIDEAYLQISSKDPYRIAETIQNEVFDKTKINVSIGISYNKFLAKLASDWNKPHGIKEISKEDLPDILLDLDIKKVHGLGSHGVKKLRKIGIYTIRDLMKLDEEFLIGLFGKQGRYIYNVIRGIDDREINPSRQRKSLGRERTFANNTNDINKLNDYLLEIAQKIESDLANKDLQGRTVNIKLKNADFKTITRAITLQEPVYKKEDIYLAASDLLKDSYKNEYIRLIGISISNLSNRNSNQLSFL; this is encoded by the coding sequence ATGAACAATATTTTACATATAGATTGCGATGCCTTTTATGCTTCTTGTGAAGAACTTAGAAATCCAAGGCTAAAAAACTTCCCACTTGCAGTAGGAGGTCTTTCCAACAAATCAATAATCACAACAGCCAATTACAAGGCTAGAAAATATGGCATCCACTCTGCCATGCCTGTTTTCATGGCAAAAGAGCTTTGTCCAGATCTTATTTTATTAAAGGTTGACCATCCATATTATAAGAAGAAATCAAAAGAAGTTTTTGATATTATTAGAAATTACGCCATAAACTTTGAGCAAGTTTCCATAGATGAGGCCTACCTACAGATATCTTCCAAAGATCCTTATAGAATAGCAGAAACTATACAAAACGAAGTTTTTGACAAAACTAAAATCAATGTTTCTATAGGGATTTCTTACAATAAATTCTTGGCAAAACTTGCTAGCGATTGGAACAAGCCTCATGGGATTAAAGAAATATCAAAAGAAGACCTACCCGATATCCTTCTAGATCTAGATATCAAAAAAGTCCACGGTCTAGGCAGCCACGGTGTCAAAAAGCTTAGAAAAATCGGTATTTATACTATAAGAGACTTGATGAAATTAGATGAAGAGTTTCTGATAGGACTCTTTGGCAAGCAAGGGAGATATATTTACAATGTGATTCGTGGGATAGATGATAGAGAAATTAATCCAAGTAGGCAAAGAAAGTCTTTGGGGCGAGAACGAACTTTTGCAAACAACACTAATGATATAAATAAATTAAACGACTATTTATTAGAAATTGCCCAAAAAATAGAGAGTGATTTAGCTAACAAAGACTTGCAAGGCAGAACAGTAAATATAAAACTTAAAAATGCTGACTTCAAAACTATAACAAGGGCTATTACCCTTCAAGAACCAGTCTACAAAAAAGAAGATATATATCTAGCCGCATCTGACTTACTCAAAGATTCTTACAAAAATGAATACATTAGACTAATCGGAATCTCAATATCAAACCTTTCTAATAGAAATTCCAACCAGCTTAGTTTTTTATAA
- the recA gene encoding recombinase RecA gives MDANKQKALDQAFKNIEKKYGKGSIMKMGEAPRVSVSAIPTGAINLDIALGIGGIPRGRVIEIYGPESSGKTTLALHMIAEDQKQGNMCAFIDAEHAMDADYARNLGVDIDNLILSQPDTGEQGLDIAESLVRSGAVDLIVIDSVAALVPRAEIEGEMGDSHVGLQARLMSQALRRLTGVIAKSNTTVVFINQLREKVGVMFGSPETTTGGRALKFYSSVRLDIRRIKTITEGDNSIGSRTRVKIVKNKVAPPFKVVEFDIMYGTGISKSGVILDTAVEMDIVDKAGSWFSYDGEKLGQGRENVKTYLEENQDIMNEIEGKIRETLAPEQEDETGEKGKDTQESLDLE, from the coding sequence ATGGATGCAAACAAACAAAAGGCCCTAGACCAAGCCTTTAAAAATATAGAAAAAAAATATGGTAAAGGCTCTATTATGAAGATGGGAGAAGCACCGAGAGTATCTGTTTCTGCCATCCCAACCGGAGCTATAAACCTTGACATAGCTCTAGGCATCGGTGGTATACCAAGAGGTAGGGTTATAGAAATCTATGGACCAGAATCTTCTGGTAAGACAACCCTAGCCCTCCATATGATTGCCGAAGACCAAAAACAAGGCAATATGTGTGCTTTTATAGATGCAGAGCATGCTATGGATGCAGACTATGCTAGAAACTTAGGAGTAGATATAGATAATCTTATCCTTTCTCAACCAGATACTGGAGAGCAAGGATTAGACATAGCAGAATCTTTAGTTCGTTCTGGTGCTGTAGACTTGATAGTTATAGACTCTGTAGCAGCCTTAGTACCTAGAGCAGAAATCGAAGGTGAAATGGGAGATAGCCACGTTGGTCTACAAGCAAGACTTATGAGCCAAGCCTTAAGAAGACTAACAGGTGTTATAGCCAAATCAAATACAACAGTAGTATTTATCAACCAACTTCGTGAGAAAGTTGGGGTAATGTTTGGATCACCAGAAACGACAACAGGTGGTCGTGCCCTCAAATTCTACTCATCAGTAAGACTTGATATAAGAAGAATAAAGACAATTACTGAAGGAGATAATTCTATAGGCTCTCGTACTAGAGTAAAAATTGTTAAAAATAAAGTAGCACCACCATTTAAAGTAGTTGAATTTGATATAATGTATGGAACAGGCATATCAAAATCGGGTGTAATTCTAGATACTGCAGTAGAAATGGATATAGTTGACAAGGCCGGTTCATGGTTCTCTTACGATGGTGAGAAACTTGGCCAAGGTAGGGAAAATGTAAAAACTTACCTTGAAGAAAACCAAGATATAATGAACGAAATAGAAGGAAAAATCAGGGAAACATTAGCACCTGAACAAGAAGACGAAACAGGCGAAAAGGGTAAAGATACTCAAGAAAGCTTGGATTTAGAATAA
- the pgsA gene encoding CDP-diacylglycerol--glycerol-3-phosphate 3-phosphatidyltransferase — translation MNIANKVTTLRLILIPIFVAFYYFMGRENNIAAIIFIIASLTDALDGHLARSRNLITNFGKFVDPLVDKVLTMAAFIVLVEGQIIPAWAVIIIIARELIITGFRTLAADQGITIAASMWGKAKTTSQMIALVCLLLDVESLNNIGIYIFYIAVILTVISGVDYMVKNKQVLDLENI, via the coding sequence ATGAATATAGCAAATAAGGTAACAACATTAAGATTGATATTAATACCAATATTTGTAGCCTTTTATTATTTCATGGGTAGAGAGAACAACATTGCAGCAATTATTTTTATAATCGCATCTCTTACAGATGCCCTAGATGGCCACTTGGCTAGAAGTCGCAATCTTATCACAAACTTTGGCAAATTCGTAGATCCACTTGTAGATAAGGTACTCACCATGGCTGCCTTCATAGTCCTAGTAGAAGGACAAATAATACCTGCATGGGCAGTTATTATAATTATTGCACGTGAACTAATAATCACAGGATTCAGGACTCTTGCTGCAGACCAAGGTATAACTATAGCTGCTAGTATGTGGGGCAAGGCAAAAACAACCAGCCAAATGATAGCCCTAGTATGTCTATTACTTGATGTTGAAAGTTTAAACAATATAGGAATCTATATATTTTATATAGCAGTTATCCTAACAGTGATTTCTGGTGTAGACTATATGGTTAAAAATAAACAAGTACTTGATTTAGAAAATATTTAG
- a CDS encoding DNA translocase FtsK yields the protein MANSKNQNRIRKTSTKKPPKNSKNKKRTRSFDFNIFSLIMMALSAFLFIFILSSNTGKLGNAITNWFTISFGKISILVPIIIFISFLFAYRDKYKENLGRFLLLYLVFLITLGFLSKGLVRYDLSWTIDYNKTHASLGGGILGGYIAYYLVSFIGTLGLDILFFISVFLFLVGISPLTYSEFFIRFKNLIVFIANKISSFFKAQNEKIKESRKDDDEITIDNLPNDNKVYENPIEDIVQRKEKEDFDQTFDQETVVKRSPIKAYDFDKDEEVEVRSYKSKQIEMKDLDEGVKKEFDDYNYPTIDLLEDRTNAGSIDEKEIKNKALAIEETLESFGIGSKVVQIDVGPTVTCYELKPQRGVKVSKILNLSDDLALSLATSGIRILAPIPGKSHVGIEVPNKSKEIVGFKEIISTSNFQNAKSKIPFAMGKSISGAPIVSGIEKMPHLLVSGATGSGKSVCINTIIMSILYKHSPDEVKLLMIDPKVVELSVYNGIPHLIMPVITDPKKASSSLFWAISEMEKRYKAFQKYHVRDIEGYKEAAKTDDSMENLPYIVVIIDELADLMMTAASEVEDYIMRLAQKSRACGIHLVIATQRPTVDVITGTIKANIPSRISFAVTSQTDSRTILDSAGAEKLLGKGDMLFASSDSMRPLRIQGAFVSDREVLNVVEHIKKESQASYDEKAMETVEEKSKVAEIDDEDELLDEATRIIIEENTASVSLLQRKLRVGYARAGRIIDQLETKGIVGPYEGSKPRKVLVDKSYFEGE from the coding sequence ATGGCTAATAGTAAAAATCAAAATAGAATAAGAAAGACATCTACTAAAAAGCCTCCTAAAAATTCTAAGAATAAAAAACGCACTCGGTCATTTGATTTTAATATTTTTTCATTGATAATGATGGCCCTTAGTGCATTCTTGTTTATATTTATTCTATCAAGCAACACAGGAAAGCTTGGCAACGCCATAACTAATTGGTTTACAATTAGTTTTGGGAAAATTTCAATACTTGTGCCTATTATAATTTTCATAAGCTTTCTCTTTGCCTATAGGGACAAGTACAAAGAAAACTTAGGGAGATTCTTGCTCTTGTACTTAGTATTTCTGATAACTCTTGGGTTTTTATCAAAGGGATTAGTTAGATATGACCTTTCATGGACCATTGATTATAATAAGACCCATGCAAGTCTTGGTGGAGGAATACTTGGTGGATACATAGCATATTACTTGGTAAGTTTCATCGGAACCTTGGGATTAGATATCTTGTTTTTTATATCGGTATTTTTATTTTTGGTAGGGATAAGCCCTCTAACTTATAGTGAGTTTTTTATAAGATTCAAAAATTTAATAGTCTTTATTGCCAATAAAATAAGCTCATTTTTCAAAGCTCAAAATGAAAAAATAAAAGAGTCTAGAAAAGATGATGATGAAATAACAATCGATAATTTGCCAAATGACAACAAGGTATATGAGAATCCTATAGAAGATATTGTTCAAAGAAAAGAAAAAGAAGATTTTGACCAAACTTTTGACCAAGAGACAGTAGTTAAGAGAAGTCCAATTAAAGCTTATGATTTCGACAAGGACGAAGAAGTCGAAGTAAGAAGCTACAAGTCAAAACAAATTGAGATGAAAGATTTGGATGAAGGCGTCAAAAAGGAATTTGATGATTATAATTATCCGACAATAGACTTATTAGAAGATAGGACAAATGCAGGTTCTATAGACGAAAAAGAGATCAAAAACAAGGCTCTCGCTATAGAAGAAACTCTTGAAAGTTTTGGCATAGGGTCAAAGGTGGTCCAAATTGACGTAGGACCTACTGTAACCTGTTATGAGCTAAAACCACAAAGGGGAGTAAAGGTAAGCAAAATATTAAACCTATCAGATGACTTAGCTTTATCACTTGCAACAAGCGGAATTAGGATTTTAGCCCCTATACCAGGCAAAAGTCACGTTGGTATTGAAGTGCCGAACAAGAGCAAAGAAATAGTAGGATTTAAGGAAATAATATCCACATCAAACTTTCAAAATGCCAAATCCAAGATTCCTTTTGCTATGGGTAAGTCAATATCAGGCGCCCCAATAGTATCAGGCATAGAAAAAATGCCCCATCTTTTAGTCTCAGGAGCTACAGGCTCTGGTAAGTCTGTTTGTATCAATACTATTATTATGAGTATTCTTTATAAGCATTCGCCAGATGAAGTCAAACTCTTGATGATTGATCCAAAGGTTGTAGAACTTTCTGTCTATAATGGGATACCACATCTTATAATGCCAGTTATCACAGATCCTAAAAAAGCAAGTTCATCGCTTTTTTGGGCAATATCTGAGATGGAAAAAAGATACAAGGCCTTCCAAAAATACCATGTCAGAGATATAGAAGGTTACAAAGAGGCAGCCAAAACAGACGATTCCATGGAAAATCTTCCATATATTGTAGTAATTATAGACGAGTTGGCAGATCTTATGATGACGGCTGCTAGTGAAGTCGAAGATTATATTATGCGTCTTGCACAAAAATCTCGCGCATGTGGTATCCACTTGGTTATAGCAACTCAAAGACCAACAGTCGATGTCATCACAGGAACTATTAAGGCAAATATTCCATCAAGGATTTCTTTTGCTGTAACTAGCCAAACAGATTCAAGGACTATTCTTGATTCAGCTGGTGCGGAGAAACTACTTGGTAAGGGAGATATGCTATTTGCATCAAGTGACTCTATGAGACCACTAAGGATTCAAGGAGCCTTTGTATCTGACAGAGAAGTATTAAATGTAGTCGAACACATCAAAAAAGAAAGCCAAGCAAGCTATGATGAAAAAGCTATGGAAACTGTAGAAGAAAAATCAAAAGTAGCAGAAATTGACGATGAGGATGAACTTTTAGATGAGGCTACAAGAATTATTATAGAAGAAAACACAGCATCAGTTTCGCTCTTGCAAAGAAAGCTTAGGGTTGGATATGCAAGGGCTGGTAGGATTATAGACCAGCTAGAAACAAAGGGTATAGTAGGCCCTTATGAGGGTAGCAAACCACGTAAAGTCTTGGTAGATAAATCTTATTTTGAAGGAGAGTAG
- a CDS encoding ABC transporter permease, which yields MIVFKNYFKILKSHKKSLMLYTIIFLVLMFIFAGSGDPVDKFTRTKLPIYVKDESNTEISKAVVDFIDKNHILVDVDEDLLDDKLFYEEIVCAIDIPSDFENNRVLKFKEVYNDSFTLFAKNDLDSFLNQIEAFENAGFTTSEAIKNTEDNFDKEIDVRVNSISKNYKKDSPYYFQMMAYVIMSQIILIVGTINLTYNKEMTKKRNLISPMKKSSQDLQLILGHIISGLGIWLIYVILYCLYFKDFSFSRQVSQMMANALLFTATIVCFAVLVSKLAKKENTITGIMNVFSLGSSFLTGIFVPQELLGDFAIKIGKIFPAFYYVSNIKDIMTKADYSFINKNSLILIGYCLGFIILTILAKPKLEK from the coding sequence ATGATAGTCTTTAAAAATTACTTTAAAATATTAAAAAGTCACAAGAAATCATTGATGCTTTACACAATTATATTTTTAGTTTTGATGTTTATCTTTGCTGGGTCTGGTGATCCAGTTGATAAATTTACGAGAACTAAATTACCTATATATGTAAAAGATGAGTCAAATACAGAAATCTCTAAAGCTGTGGTTGATTTTATAGACAAAAATCACATTCTTGTTGATGTAGATGAAGACTTACTAGACGACAAATTATTTTACGAAGAGATAGTTTGCGCCATAGATATACCAAGTGATTTTGAGAATAATCGAGTATTAAAGTTTAAAGAAGTATATAATGATTCATTCACTCTCTTTGCAAAAAATGATCTAGACTCATTCTTAAATCAGATAGAAGCCTTTGAAAATGCGGGATTTACCACAAGTGAAGCTATAAAAAACACAGAGGATAATTTTGATAAAGAAATTGATGTAAGGGTCAATTCAATCAGCAAAAACTACAAAAAAGATAGCCCATATTATTTCCAAATGATGGCATATGTTATAATGAGCCAGATTATACTAATAGTAGGGACCATAAACCTTACTTACAATAAGGAGATGACAAAAAAGAGAAATCTAATCTCCCCAATGAAAAAATCTAGCCAAGACTTACAGCTTATCTTGGGACATATCATATCAGGTCTTGGAATTTGGCTAATCTATGTTATTTTATATTGCCTATATTTTAAAGACTTTTCATTTTCAAGACAAGTTAGTCAAATGATGGCAAATGCACTATTGTTTACAGCAACTATTGTTTGCTTTGCTGTACTTGTTTCAAAACTTGCAAAAAAAGAAAACACCATAACTGGCATAATGAACGTATTTTCCTTGGGATCATCTTTTCTTACAGGAATATTTGTTCCACAAGAACTTTTGGGTGATTTTGCCATCAAGATTGGAAAAATATTCCCAGCCTTTTATTATGTTTCAAATATAAAAGACATTATGACTAAAGCTGATTATTCCTTTATCAATAAGAATAGCCTTATATTAATTGGTTATTGCCTAGGATTTATAATACTAACGATTTTGGCAAAGCCAAAGTTAGAAAAATAA
- a CDS encoding ABC transporter permease, whose amino-acid sequence MFYHEFKKTLRVFMRQKVMIFWALIFPLVLGVFFKLALGNVKDSNNFEAIKVGVNESLLDDQYFKNFTDQMKDEDLLDFLASKDDKILDRDDISAYIEKKDKVLLKKNGIKESILVNILKYYSMNENMARTIMEKNPSSDISNIFVDKTHIESDIPNKDMDPTMVFFYALIGFQIIYGYSWGLSIIYQYEANLTTIAKRNAISPLNKRISLLASMSVGFLLNFFIALLTMLIFNKVLGVDFSNRIPQLLLIVAIGSLSGVSLGMVIGASNKADIETKLGLGIGISLLLSFLAGMMVSNIKIIIAEKAPLINKINPVALISDGIYSLYYYESLDRYYNNLICLVGVTLGLILLTFIFTRGKQYDSL is encoded by the coding sequence ATGTTCTATCATGAATTTAAAAAGACTCTTAGGGTCTTTATGCGACAAAAAGTTATGATTTTTTGGGCTTTAATCTTTCCTCTGGTTTTGGGAGTGTTTTTCAAACTTGCCCTTGGCAATGTGAAAGATTCCAATAATTTTGAAGCAATTAAAGTTGGGGTAAATGAAAGCCTGCTTGATGATCAGTATTTTAAAAACTTTACTGATCAAATGAAAGATGAAGACTTGCTTGATTTTCTAGCATCCAAAGATGACAAAATCTTAGATCGAGATGACATAAGTGCTTATATAGAAAAAAAGGATAAGGTTCTTTTAAAGAAAAATGGGATTAAAGAAAGCATTCTTGTAAATATTCTAAAGTATTATTCTATGAACGAAAATATGGCAAGAACCATAATGGAGAAAAATCCCAGCAGTGATATTTCAAATATTTTCGTTGATAAGACCCACATAGAAAGTGATATTCCAAATAAGGATATGGATCCTACTATGGTGTTCTTCTATGCTCTTATCGGTTTTCAAATCATATATGGTTATTCCTGGGGGCTTTCTATAATCTACCAATACGAAGCAAATTTGACCACTATAGCAAAGAGAAATGCCATATCACCACTTAATAAAAGAATAAGCCTTTTGGCATCTATGAGTGTGGGATTTTTGTTAAACTTCTTTATTGCCTTACTTACCATGCTAATTTTTAATAAAGTTTTGGGAGTAGATTTTTCTAATAGAATCCCCCAACTGTTGCTGATAGTTGCCATAGGATCTCTTTCAGGGGTTAGCCTTGGAATGGTAATCGGAGCAAGCAACAAGGCTGACATTGAGACAAAGCTTGGCCTAGGTATAGGCATATCTTTGTTATTATCTTTTCTAGCTGGAATGATGGTATCGAATATAAAAATTATAATTGCTGAGAAAGCACCTTTGATAAATAAAATCAATCCAGTCGCTTTAATCAGTGATGGCATATATTCTTTGTACTATTACGAAAGTTTAGATAGGTACTACAATAACCTTATTTGCCTAGTGGGAGTTACCTTAGGACTTATTTTGTTAACTTTTATATTTACTAGAGGTAAGCAATATGATAGTCTTTAA
- a CDS encoding ABC transporter ATP-binding protein — MENIIEVRGLVKSYKKLRAVDNLDLDVKKGEILGLLGPNGSGKSTTINCMLALLYKDSGSIKIFDQEMTPESYDIKGKIGVVFQDVGVYEELSVYENIDYFCGLYIKDKNKRKELVKEACDLVGLNDFLKFKPKELSGGLLRRLNIACGIAHKPEIIIFDEPTVAVDPQSRNNILEGIKKLNKEGATIIYTSHYMDEVEELCDYIVIIDRGKVIAKGTKESLKDLIDINEKVSFASDKLSSEQIDQIKEMDHLIDIEYKDGYYHLNFAHGKNNLINLIDFFNKNSLEYDDLTSQSPSLNDVFLSLTGKELRD; from the coding sequence ATGGAGAATATTATTGAAGTTAGAGGCTTGGTTAAGTCCTATAAAAAACTAAGAGCAGTCGATAATCTAGACTTAGATGTCAAAAAAGGAGAAATATTAGGCTTATTGGGACCAAATGGTTCAGGTAAATCAACGACTATTAATTGTATGCTTGCCTTACTTTACAAAGATAGTGGATCTATCAAAATTTTTGATCAAGAAATGACACCGGAATCATATGATATAAAGGGAAAGATTGGAGTGGTTTTCCAAGATGTAGGAGTCTATGAAGAGCTTAGCGTCTATGAAAACATTGATTATTTTTGTGGCCTTTACATAAAAGATAAAAATAAAAGAAAAGAACTTGTCAAAGAGGCTTGCGACTTGGTTGGACTCAATGACTTTCTAAAATTTAAACCAAAAGAGCTTTCTGGTGGACTTTTACGAAGATTAAACATTGCATGTGGTATAGCCCACAAACCAGAAATTATTATCTTTGATGAACCGACAGTTGCTGTCGACCCTCAATCTAGAAATAACATCTTGGAGGGTATTAAAAAACTTAACAAAGAAGGAGCTACGATAATATACACTTCTCACTATATGGATGAAGTAGAAGAGCTCTGTGACTACATAGTAATTATTGACAGGGGCAAGGTGATAGCCAAGGGTACAAAAGAAAGTCTCAAAGATTTGATAGATATCAATGAGAAAGTATCTTTTGCAAGTGATAAGCTAAGTAGTGAACAAATAGATCAAATAAAGGAAATGGATCATCTCATAGATATAGAATATAAGGATGGATACTATCATCTAAACTTTGCTCACGGTAAGAATAACCTCATAAATTTGATTGATTTCTTTAATAAAAACTCTTTGGAATACGACGATTTGACCAGTCAATCTCCAAGTCTTAACGATGTATTCTTGTCTCTTACAGGCAAAGAATTGAGGGACTAG